The following are encoded together in the Nocardioides sp. Arc9.136 genome:
- a CDS encoding aminotransferase, with translation MTIASNVDDLDRQYFFHPFTHAKDHERTGPLMIASGRGSTLVDVSGREYLDAMAGLWCVNIGYGNEEMAEALAAQTRTLAYYHTFASMGNEPVARLAHRLVTEAPGRMAKVFFGNSGSDANDTQVKLVWYYNNVLGRPEKKKIISRERGYHGVTVMSGSLCGLPGMHTGFDLPLPMVRFARAPHHRFEGQEGESEEQFVARLARELDEQIIAEGPETVAAFIAEPLQAAGGVIVPPASYFPAIQEVLRKHDVLLIADEVVCGFGRTGEWFGSQAFGMEPDLMTVAKGITSAYVPLSACLVSDAVWDVIASGSDTYGLFSHGYTYSAHPLAATAALTNLDIIERDGLMGQAKARGDHLHARLREAFEGHPLVGEVRGHGLVGAVELVESQEGLRRFEPRGKVAGALVKRARELGVITRALPNADTISFSPPFVVTEAELDQMVAGTRQALDDVCRELGLA, from the coding sequence ATGACGATCGCGAGCAACGTCGACGACCTCGACCGCCAGTACTTCTTCCACCCCTTCACGCACGCGAAGGACCACGAGCGCACCGGGCCGCTGATGATCGCCAGCGGGCGCGGGTCGACGCTCGTCGACGTGTCGGGCCGGGAGTACCTCGACGCGATGGCCGGCCTGTGGTGCGTCAACATCGGCTACGGCAACGAGGAGATGGCCGAGGCGTTGGCCGCCCAGACCCGGACGCTGGCCTACTACCACACCTTCGCCTCGATGGGGAACGAGCCGGTCGCGCGGCTCGCGCACCGTCTGGTGACCGAGGCCCCGGGCCGGATGGCGAAGGTCTTCTTCGGCAACAGCGGCTCGGACGCGAACGACACGCAGGTCAAGCTGGTCTGGTACTACAACAACGTCCTGGGCCGCCCGGAGAAGAAGAAGATCATCTCCCGCGAGCGGGGCTACCACGGCGTCACCGTCATGTCCGGCAGCCTGTGCGGCCTCCCCGGCATGCACACCGGCTTCGACCTGCCGCTGCCGATGGTCCGCTTCGCCCGCGCGCCCCACCACCGCTTCGAGGGCCAGGAGGGGGAGAGCGAGGAGCAGTTCGTCGCCCGCCTCGCCCGCGAGCTCGACGAGCAGATCATCGCCGAGGGGCCCGAGACGGTCGCCGCCTTCATCGCCGAGCCGCTGCAGGCGGCCGGCGGCGTGATCGTGCCCCCGGCGTCGTACTTCCCGGCGATCCAGGAGGTGCTGCGCAAGCACGACGTGCTGCTCATCGCCGACGAGGTCGTCTGCGGCTTCGGCCGCACCGGCGAGTGGTTCGGCTCCCAGGCGTTCGGCATGGAGCCGGACCTGATGACCGTGGCCAAGGGCATCACCTCGGCCTACGTCCCGCTGTCGGCCTGCCTGGTCTCCGACGCCGTCTGGGACGTCATCGCGTCGGGCTCGGACACCTACGGGCTCTTCAGCCACGGCTACACCTACTCCGCGCACCCGCTGGCCGCGACCGCCGCGCTCACGAACCTCGACATCATCGAGCGCGACGGGCTGATGGGTCAGGCCAAGGCGCGCGGCGACCACCTGCACGCCCGCCTCCGGGAGGCCTTCGAGGGCCACCCCCTGGTCGGGGAGGTCCGCGGGCACGGCCTGGTCGGCGCCGTCGAGCTGGTGGAGTCCCAGGAGGGCCTGCGCCGCTTCGAGCCGCGCGGCAAGGTCGCCGGCGCGCTGGTCAAGCGGGCCCGCGAGCTCGGGGTCATCACCCGGGCGCTGCCGAATGCCGACACGATCTCCTTCTCGCCGCCGTTCGTGGTCACCGAGGCCGAGCTGGACCAGATGGTGGCGGGGACCCGCCAGGCCCTCGACGACGTGTGCCGAGAGCTCGGCCTCGCGTGA
- a CDS encoding NAD-dependent succinate-semialdehyde dehydrogenase — MNGEWRDGAGEPFDVLDPATGDLVATMAAADAADVERAIATAEVAGRAWAARPAPERAKVMRRWYDLIVEHADDLAAILTAEQGKPLHEARGEILYGAGFVEWYAEECKRTYGEVIPSNVPGRRLVTVRQAIGVTAAITPWNFPSAMILRKAAPALAAGCSMIIKPAAETPLSATALAELAARAGVPAGVLSVVTGPARVVGEVITGSPVVRALSFTGSTEVGKLLMAQSAGTVKKLALELGGNAPLIVFDDADLDQAVAGAMASKFRNAGQTCVCANRILVQSGIHDAFVARMREAVTALQVGNGFSEGSQQGPLISAEAVEKVRRHIADAVGAGARVEVGGDVHELGGTFFQPTLLTGVRGDMLVAREETFGPLAPIISFETEEEAVRLANDTEFGLAAYFFTRDSGRTWRVGEALEFGVVGINTGLISYEGAPFGGVKESGLGREGSRHGIDEFTEIKYLCIDGVG, encoded by the coding sequence ATCAACGGCGAGTGGCGCGACGGCGCCGGGGAGCCGTTCGACGTCCTCGACCCCGCGACCGGCGACCTGGTCGCGACCATGGCGGCCGCGGACGCCGCCGATGTCGAGCGAGCGATCGCCACGGCTGAGGTCGCCGGCCGCGCCTGGGCGGCCCGGCCCGCGCCGGAGCGCGCGAAGGTGATGCGCCGCTGGTACGACCTGATCGTCGAGCACGCCGACGACCTCGCCGCGATCCTCACCGCCGAGCAGGGCAAGCCCCTGCACGAGGCGCGCGGGGAGATCCTCTACGGCGCCGGCTTCGTCGAGTGGTACGCCGAGGAGTGCAAGCGCACCTACGGCGAGGTGATCCCGAGCAACGTCCCGGGTCGCCGCCTCGTGACCGTCCGCCAGGCGATCGGCGTCACCGCGGCGATCACCCCGTGGAACTTCCCCTCCGCGATGATCCTGCGCAAGGCGGCGCCCGCGCTGGCCGCCGGCTGCTCGATGATCATCAAGCCCGCCGCCGAGACGCCGCTCTCGGCGACGGCACTGGCCGAGCTCGCCGCCCGTGCCGGCGTGCCCGCCGGCGTGCTGAGCGTCGTCACCGGCCCGGCACGCGTGGTGGGCGAGGTGATCACCGGCAGCCCGGTTGTCCGCGCGCTCAGCTTCACCGGCTCCACCGAGGTCGGGAAGCTCCTGATGGCGCAGAGCGCCGGCACGGTGAAGAAGCTCGCCCTCGAGCTCGGCGGCAACGCTCCCCTCATCGTCTTCGACGACGCCGACCTCGACCAGGCCGTCGCCGGGGCGATGGCCTCGAAGTTCCGCAACGCCGGGCAGACCTGCGTCTGCGCGAACCGGATCCTCGTCCAGTCCGGGATCCACGACGCCTTCGTCGCGCGGATGCGGGAGGCCGTTACCGCGCTGCAGGTCGGCAACGGGTTCAGCGAGGGCTCCCAGCAGGGCCCGTTGATCTCGGCGGAGGCCGTGGAGAAGGTCCGGCGCCACATCGCCGACGCGGTCGGCGCCGGTGCCCGGGTCGAGGTCGGCGGGGACGTGCACGAGCTGGGCGGCACCTTCTTCCAGCCCACCCTGCTCACCGGTGTGCGCGGCGACATGCTCGTGGCCCGGGAGGAGACCTTCGGCCCCCTGGCCCCGATCATCTCCTTCGAGACCGAGGAGGAGGCCGTGCGGCTGGCCAACGACACCGAGTTCGGGCTCGCGGCCTACTTCTTCACCCGCGACTCGGGGCGCACCTGGCGCGTGGGCGAGGCGCTGGAGTTCGGGGTGGTCGGCATCAACACCGGCCTGATCTCCTACGAGGGCGCACCGTTCGGCGGGGTCAAGGAGTCCGGGCTGGGCCGCGA